From the genome of Streptomyces sp. NBC_01341, one region includes:
- a CDS encoding hydrogen peroxide-inducible genes activator, which yields MAYVNQPNRVKQPSLSQLRAFVAVAEHLHFRDAAAAIGMSQPALSGAVSALEVALGVQLIERTTRKVLLSPAGERLAVRSRAVLEALGELMEEAEAVRAPFTGILRLGVIPTVAPYLLPAVLRLVHERYPELELQVHEEQTSSLLDGLGAGRLDLLLLAVPLGVPGVTELPLFDEDFVLVMEREHRLAGSIGLPRETLRDLPLLLLDEGHCLRDQALDICREAGRTRGTPVTTTAAGLSTLVQLVAGGLGVTLLPRTAVTVETGRNEALSTGYFSDPAPSRRVALAVRAGSARHEEFEEFAAALREAMVTLPVRVPAA from the coding sequence GTGGCGTATGTAAATCAGCCCAACAGGGTCAAGCAGCCCAGCCTCTCGCAGCTGCGCGCCTTCGTGGCCGTGGCGGAGCATCTGCACTTCCGGGACGCGGCGGCAGCAATCGGGATGAGTCAGCCCGCTCTCTCCGGGGCGGTGTCCGCGCTGGAGGTGGCACTGGGTGTCCAGCTCATCGAGCGTACGACCCGCAAGGTGCTGCTCTCGCCCGCCGGGGAGAGGCTCGCGGTGCGGAGCCGGGCGGTGCTGGAAGCCCTGGGTGAGCTGATGGAGGAGGCCGAGGCGGTGCGGGCGCCGTTCACCGGGATACTCCGGCTCGGCGTGATCCCGACGGTCGCGCCCTACCTCCTGCCCGCCGTGCTCAGGCTGGTCCACGAGCGCTACCCCGAGCTGGAACTCCAGGTCCACGAGGAGCAGACCTCCTCGCTGCTGGACGGGCTGGGGGCCGGGCGGCTGGACCTCCTGCTGCTCGCGGTGCCGCTCGGGGTGCCCGGCGTCACGGAACTCCCCCTGTTCGACGAGGACTTCGTTCTGGTCATGGAGAGGGAGCACCGCCTCGCCGGAAGCATCGGCCTGCCGCGCGAGACGCTGCGCGACCTGCCGCTCCTGCTGCTCGACGAGGGACACTGCCTGCGGGACCAGGCCCTGGACATCTGCCGTGAGGCGGGCCGTACCCGGGGGACCCCGGTGACGACGACCGCGGCCGGGCTCTCCACCCTGGTCCAGCTCGTCGCGGGCGGACTGGGCGTGACCCTCTTGCCGCGGACCGCTGTGACCGTGGAGACCGGGCGCAACGAGGCGCTGTCCACCGGCTACTTCAGTGACCCCGCGCCCTCGCGGCGGGTGGCGCTGGCCGTGCGGGCGGGTTCGGCGAGGCACGAGGAGTTCGAGGAGTTCGCCGCCGCTCTCCGGGAGGCGATGGTCACCCTTCCGGTGCGGGTGCCGGCGGCCTGA
- a CDS encoding peroxiredoxin, protein MLTVGDKFPEFDLTACVSLESGKEFEQINHKTYEGQWKIVFAWPKDFTFVCPTEIAAFGKLNDEFADRDAQILGFSGDSEFVHHAWRKDHPDLTDLPFPMLADSKHELMRDLGIEGEDGFAQRAVFIVDQNNEIQFTMVTAGSVGRNPKEVLRVLDALQTDELCPCNWTKGENTLDPVALLSGE, encoded by the coding sequence GTGCTCACTGTCGGTGACAAGTTCCCCGAGTTCGACCTGACCGCTTGCGTGTCGCTCGAGAGCGGCAAGGAGTTCGAGCAGATCAACCACAAGACCTACGAGGGTCAGTGGAAGATCGTCTTCGCGTGGCCCAAGGACTTCACCTTCGTGTGCCCCACCGAGATCGCCGCCTTCGGCAAGCTGAACGACGAGTTCGCCGACCGCGACGCCCAGATCCTCGGCTTCTCCGGTGACTCCGAGTTCGTGCACCACGCCTGGCGCAAGGACCACCCGGACCTGACCGACCTGCCCTTCCCGATGCTGGCCGACTCGAAGCACGAGCTCATGCGTGACCTCGGCATCGAGGGCGAGGACGGCTTCGCCCAGCGCGCCGTCTTCATCGTCGACCAGAACAACGAGATCCAGTTCACGATGGTGACCGCCGGTTCCGTGGGCCGTAACCCCAAGGAGGTCCTGCGGGTCCTCGACGCCCTGCAGACCGACGAGCTCTGCCCCTGCAACTGGACCAAGGGCGAGAACACCCTCGACCCGGTCGCCCTCCTCTCCGGCGAGTGA
- a CDS encoding ABC transporter permease, with product MKWLRDLGLGIRFAAAGGREGWARTALTAVGVGLGVALLLAASSVPHLLEQRAVRDEARREVAASRNAEVPRTDSTVLRSGATTEYRGREVEGYLMRAEGRRPVLPPGVGHFPAPGKMVVSPALKELLGSPEGHLLKQRLPYGISGTIADEGLSSPRELHFYVGSGTLTPAGGGHRLAGYGGGTPDDPLPPVLVLLVLVICVVLLVPVAIFIATAVRFGGERRDRRLAALRLVGADIRSTRLIAAGEALFGSFLGLLAGAAFFLVGRGFVGHVEVWGHSAFPSDLTPTPWLTALVAVAVPLSAVVVTLAAMRSVAVEPLGVVRGSRNRRRRLWWRLLLPVLGLAVLWRADRADEFTPVDPYPVAGGAVLVLSGLALLLPWLVEACVGRLGRGPLPWQLAVRALQLNSGAASRAVSGITVAVAGAVALQMLFAAVGDDFDRMTGQDPSRAQFTTSSERVTGDAATRTIKEFRATRGVRAVIGTVEVYVTRPGKYEGDIRPTTSLTVGDCATLREIARIGSCEEGDAFVVHPRNDKDMSAWMDRTARKGKEVDVSASAEPGGVKSRRWTLPADARTVVSRPDPMGEDHWGIMATAGAVGPGTLPGATVQAQIRVDESVPDVSEYVRNTAARIDPAMRVSSLRSVERDRQYASVQTGLRVGATLTLLLIAASMLVSQLEQMRERRRLLSVLVAFGTRRATLGWSVLWQTAVPVLIGLAVAVAGGLGLGAVMVRLVAKRVTDWWLFLPMVGAGAALILLVTLVSLPLLWRLMRPDGLRTE from the coding sequence GTGAAGTGGCTGCGCGACCTGGGTCTCGGGATACGTTTCGCCGCCGCGGGCGGACGCGAGGGCTGGGCCAGGACCGCGCTCACCGCGGTCGGGGTCGGACTCGGGGTGGCGCTGCTGCTGGCCGCCTCGTCGGTCCCGCACCTGCTGGAGCAGCGCGCCGTACGCGACGAGGCACGCCGTGAGGTCGCGGCGTCCCGCAACGCGGAGGTCCCGAGGACGGACTCCACCGTCCTGCGGTCCGGGGCCACGACCGAGTACCGCGGCCGCGAGGTGGAGGGCTACCTGATGCGGGCGGAGGGCCGACGGCCCGTGCTTCCGCCGGGAGTCGGGCACTTCCCCGCCCCCGGGAAGATGGTCGTCTCCCCCGCCCTGAAGGAACTGCTGGGGTCCCCCGAGGGCCACCTGCTCAAGCAGCGCCTGCCCTACGGGATCAGCGGGACGATCGCCGACGAGGGACTGAGCTCCCCGCGCGAGCTGCACTTCTACGTGGGCAGCGGCACCCTGACGCCCGCGGGCGGCGGTCACCGGCTGGCGGGTTACGGCGGCGGAACCCCGGACGATCCGCTCCCGCCCGTCCTGGTCCTCCTGGTCCTCGTCATCTGCGTCGTCCTGCTGGTGCCCGTGGCGATCTTCATCGCGACCGCCGTGCGGTTCGGCGGAGAGCGCCGCGACCGGAGGCTCGCCGCGCTGCGGCTGGTCGGGGCCGACATCCGGTCGACCCGCCTGATCGCGGCGGGCGAGGCGCTGTTCGGGTCGTTCCTCGGCCTGCTGGCCGGCGCGGCGTTCTTCCTCGTGGGCCGCGGGTTCGTCGGTCATGTCGAGGTGTGGGGTCACAGTGCCTTCCCCTCCGACCTGACGCCCACTCCCTGGCTCACCGCGCTCGTGGCCGTCGCCGTACCCCTGTCCGCCGTCGTCGTCACGCTCGCCGCCATGCGTTCGGTGGCCGTCGAGCCCCTGGGCGTCGTGCGCGGCTCCCGGAACCGCCGGCGCCGCCTGTGGTGGCGTCTGCTGCTGCCGGTCCTGGGGCTGGCCGTCCTGTGGCGTGCGGACCGCGCCGACGAGTTCACGCCGGTCGACCCCTACCCCGTCGCGGGCGGTGCCGTCCTCGTCCTGTCGGGACTCGCGCTGCTGCTCCCCTGGCTGGTCGAGGCATGCGTGGGCAGGCTGGGCCGCGGGCCGCTCCCCTGGCAGCTGGCGGTCCGCGCGCTCCAGCTGAACAGTGGCGCGGCCTCCCGGGCGGTCAGCGGCATCACCGTCGCCGTGGCGGGCGCGGTGGCGCTGCAGATGCTGTTCGCGGCGGTGGGCGACGACTTCGACCGGATGACGGGGCAGGACCCCTCACGGGCCCAGTTCACGACGTCCTCAGAGCGTGTGACCGGTGACGCGGCCACACGCACCATCAAGGAGTTCCGGGCGACCAGGGGCGTGCGGGCCGTCATCGGCACGGTCGAGGTCTACGTGACCCGGCCGGGGAAGTACGAGGGCGACATCCGGCCCACCACCTCACTGACCGTCGGCGACTGCGCGACCCTGCGCGAGATCGCCCGGATCGGGTCCTGCGAGGAGGGCGACGCCTTCGTCGTCCACCCCAGGAACGACAAGGACATGTCCGCCTGGATGGACCGGACGGCCCGCAAGGGCAAGGAGGTCGACGTCAGCGCGTCCGCCGAGCCGGGCGGTGTGAAGTCGAGGCGCTGGACCCTGCCCGCGGATGCCCGGACCGTCGTCTCCCGCCCGGACCCGATGGGCGAGGACCACTGGGGCATCATGGCGACGGCCGGAGCGGTCGGCCCGGGCACCTTGCCCGGCGCGACGGTCCAGGCGCAGATCAGGGTCGACGAGAGCGTCCCCGACGTCTCCGAGTACGTACGGAACACGGCGGCCCGGATCGACCCCGCCATGCGGGTGTCATCCCTGCGTTCGGTGGAGCGCGACCGGCAGTACGCGAGCGTGCAGACCGGCCTCCGGGTCGGCGCGACCTTGACCCTGCTGCTGATCGCCGCCTCGATGCTGGTCTCCCAGCTGGAGCAGATGCGGGAGCGCAGGCGCCTGTTGTCGGTCCTGGTCGCCTTCGGCACCCGGCGGGCCACCCTCGGCTGGTCGGTGCTCTGGCAGACCGCCGTGCCGGTGCTCATCGGCCTGGCCGTGGCGGTCGCCGGCGGGCTCGGGCTCGGTGCGGTGATGGTGAGGCTGGTCGCCAAGCGAGTGACCGACTGGTGGCTGTTCCTCCCGATGGTGGGGGCGGGTGCCGCACTGATCCTGCTGGTCACCCTGGTCTCGTTGCCGCTGCTGTGGCGGCTGATGCGGCCCGACGGTCTGCGTACGGAGTGA
- a CDS encoding AI-2E family transporter, producing the protein MSKLPGWLGRLGAELTEIGARLEERRAEDERRADEAAVGGSSSTLSTVAAEQVPRPPAYAPSVAARPEPVAAIPWGMRVAAEAGWRLLVLAGTLWVLMRVISAIQLVVLAFVAALLVTALLQPTVVRLRRVGLPRGLATAVTAVLGFIVMGLVGWFVVWQVMDNLDDLSDRVRDGIDELKRWLLDSPFHVTESQINDIAKNLSDTIGTNTEEITSAGLQGVTVMVEVLTGLLLAMFSTLFLLYDGKRIWQWVLKLVPSQARPGVAGAGPRAWRTLTAYVRGTVIVALIDAIFIGLGIYFLDVPMAVPLAVFIFLFAFIPLVGAVVSGALAVVVALVTQGVFTALMVLIVVLAVQQIEGHILQPFILGRAVRVHPLAVVLSVAAGGMIAGIGGAVVAVPLVAVTNTVVGYLRSYGQDGSYGQDASRVHGPGPHGATALSAAPAPAPVAAPADEPREPGERPDSADEPPK; encoded by the coding sequence ATGTCGAAACTTCCGGGATGGCTCGGCCGGCTGGGCGCCGAACTCACCGAGATAGGGGCGCGCCTGGAAGAACGCCGCGCCGAGGACGAACGCCGTGCCGACGAGGCCGCCGTGGGCGGCTCCTCGTCCACGCTCTCCACGGTCGCCGCCGAGCAGGTGCCGCGCCCGCCCGCGTACGCCCCTTCCGTCGCCGCCAGGCCCGAGCCCGTGGCCGCCATCCCCTGGGGGATGCGCGTGGCCGCGGAAGCCGGCTGGCGGCTGCTCGTCCTCGCGGGCACGCTCTGGGTGCTGATGCGCGTCATCAGTGCCATCCAGCTGGTCGTCCTGGCCTTCGTCGCCGCCCTGCTGGTGACCGCGCTGCTCCAGCCGACCGTCGTCCGGCTGAGGCGGGTCGGGCTGCCGCGCGGACTGGCCACCGCGGTGACCGCCGTGCTCGGCTTCATCGTGATGGGGCTGGTCGGCTGGTTCGTCGTGTGGCAGGTGATGGACAACCTCGACGACCTGTCCGACCGGGTGCGCGACGGAATCGACGAGCTGAAGCGCTGGCTCCTGGACAGCCCGTTCCACGTCACCGAGTCGCAGATCAACGACATCGCCAAGAACCTCAGCGACACCATCGGCACCAACACCGAGGAGATCACCTCGGCCGGACTCCAGGGCGTCACCGTCATGGTGGAGGTCCTCACCGGGCTGCTGCTGGCGATGTTCTCGACGCTCTTCCTGCTCTACGACGGGAAGCGCATCTGGCAGTGGGTGCTCAAGCTGGTGCCCTCGCAGGCCCGGCCGGGCGTCGCCGGCGCCGGACCGCGCGCCTGGCGGACGCTGACCGCCTATGTGCGAGGCACGGTGATCGTCGCCCTGATCGACGCGATCTTCATCGGACTCGGCATCTACTTCCTCGACGTGCCGATGGCCGTCCCGCTCGCCGTCTTCATCTTCCTCTTCGCCTTCATCCCGCTGGTCGGCGCCGTCGTCTCGGGAGCCCTCGCCGTGGTCGTGGCGCTCGTGACCCAGGGCGTGTTCACCGCCCTGATGGTGCTCATCGTGGTGCTCGCCGTCCAGCAGATCGAGGGCCACATCCTGCAGCCCTTCATCCTCGGCCGGGCGGTACGCGTCCATCCCCTCGCCGTCGTCCTGTCGGTCGCGGCGGGCGGCATGATCGCGGGCATCGGCGGCGCCGTCGTCGCGGTCCCGCTGGTCGCGGTGACCAACACCGTGGTCGGCTATCTGCGTTCGTACGGCCAGGACGGTTCGTACGGCCAGGACGCGTCCCGGGTCCACGGCCCCGGGCCGCACGGAGCCACGGCGCTCTCCGCCGCACCGGCGCCGGCGCCCGTCGCCGCGCCCGCCGACGAGCCCCGGGAGCCGGGCGAACGGCCGGACTCCGCGGACGAACCGCCCAAGTGA
- a CDS encoding lytic transglycosylase domain-containing protein yields the protein MSRISVRGFAVASATAVTTVGAVVGVASGSTPAVDDNNFEAAAADTTLLADIPAGQQAQVQTASLTQQADAQASAADAAAKKSAEETARIQAAKDAKSKKAAAEDKLEAEREAKEKEAERASRSSVRDASSFSAQGSYTVAEVQAMARQMIPADQFQCFSNIVNHESTWNYRATNASSGAYGLVQALPGSKMASAGADWQTNPATQIKWGLSYMDGRYGSPCGAWSFWQANNWY from the coding sequence GTGAGCCGGATTTCGGTCCGGGGGTTCGCCGTGGCATCCGCCACCGCCGTAACCACCGTAGGCGCCGTCGTGGGCGTTGCGTCGGGCAGCACCCCCGCTGTCGACGACAACAACTTCGAGGCGGCCGCAGCCGACACCACGCTGCTCGCAGACATCCCCGCGGGCCAGCAGGCCCAGGTGCAGACCGCTTCACTGACGCAGCAGGCCGACGCCCAGGCGTCGGCGGCGGACGCGGCGGCGAAGAAGTCCGCCGAGGAGACGGCCCGCATCCAGGCCGCCAAGGACGCCAAGTCGAAGAAGGCGGCGGCCGAGGACAAGCTGGAGGCGGAGCGCGAGGCCAAGGAGAAGGAGGCCGAGCGTGCGAGCCGGTCCTCCGTCCGCGACGCCTCCTCGTTCTCGGCACAGGGCTCCTACACGGTGGCCGAAGTCCAGGCGATGGCACGGCAGATGATCCCCGCCGACCAGTTCCAGTGCTTCAGCAACATCGTGAACCACGAGTCGACCTGGAACTACCGGGCGACCAACGCGTCCTCCGGGGCGTACGGTCTCGTGCAGGCACTGCCCGGCTCCAAGATGGCCTCGGCCGGCGCCGACTGGCAGACCAACCCCGCCACCCAGATCAAGTGGGGCCTCAGCTACATGGACGGCCGCTACGGCAGCCCGTGCGGAGCCTGGTCCTTCTGGCAGGCCAACAACTGGTACTAG
- a CDS encoding alkyl hydroperoxide reductase, whose amino-acid sequence MALDELKSAIPDFAKDLKLNLGSVIGNSDLPQQQLWGTVLACAIASRSPKVLRELEPEAKANLSAEAYTAAKSAAAIMAMNNVFYRTRHLLSDPEYGNLRAGLRMNVIGNPGVEKVDFELWSLAVSAINGCGQCLDSHEQVLRKAGVDRETIQEAVKVASVIQAVGVTLDAEAVLAE is encoded by the coding sequence ATGGCACTCGACGAACTGAAGTCCGCCATACCGGACTTCGCCAAGGACCTGAAGCTGAACCTCGGTTCGGTCATCGGCAACAGCGACCTCCCGCAGCAGCAGCTGTGGGGCACCGTCCTGGCCTGCGCGATCGCCTCGCGTTCGCCGAAGGTGCTGCGCGAGCTGGAGCCGGAGGCGAAGGCGAACCTCTCCGCCGAGGCGTACACCGCGGCGAAGTCGGCGGCCGCGATCATGGCGATGAACAACGTCTTCTACCGCACCCGGCACCTGCTGTCGGACCCCGAGTACGGCAACCTCCGTGCCGGTCTGCGGATGAACGTCATCGGCAATCCGGGCGTGGAGAAGGTCGACTTCGAGCTGTGGTCGCTCGCCGTCTCCGCGATCAACGGCTGCGGCCAGTGCCTGGACTCGCACGAGCAGGTCCTGCGCAAGGCCGGCGTCGACCGTGAGACCATTCAGGAAGCCGTGAAGGTCGCCTCGGTGATCCAGGCGGTCGGCGTGACCCTCGATGCCGAGGCCGTGCTCGCCGAGTAG
- a CDS encoding PhoH family protein: MVTSIKRRMPDRRTYVLDTSVLLADPNAMARFDEHEVVLPIVVVTELEAKRHHPELGYFARQALRLLDDFRVRYGRLDAPIPLGDLGGSLRVELNHSDPGVLPAGYRLGDNDSRILAVARNLQAEGYDVTVVSKDLPLRIKASSVGLLAEEYRAELAITDSGWTGMSELALAAEQVDLLFTEETLFIPEAAEYPVHTGLVLQSERGKALGRVTAEGNVRLVRGDREAFGIHGRSAEQRIALDLLLDPDVGIVSMGGRAGTGKSALALCAGLEAVLERRQHKKVMVFRPLYAVGGQELGYLPGSEAEKMSPWAQAVFDTLSAVAGREVIEEVLGRGMLEILPLTHIRGRSLHDAFVIVDEAQSLERNVLLTVLSRIGANSRVVLTHDVAQRDNLRVGRYDGVVAVVEKLKGHPLFAHVTLTRSERSPIAALVTEMLEDGHI, from the coding sequence GTGGTGACCAGCATCAAGCGCCGCATGCCCGACAGGCGCACCTATGTTCTCGACACCAGCGTCCTGCTGGCCGACCCCAACGCCATGGCCCGGTTCGACGAGCACGAAGTCGTGCTGCCGATCGTCGTGGTCACGGAGCTGGAGGCCAAAAGGCACCACCCCGAGCTCGGATACTTCGCCCGGCAGGCCCTGCGCCTCCTGGACGACTTCCGCGTCCGGTACGGCCGGCTGGACGCCCCGATCCCGCTCGGGGATCTGGGCGGGTCGCTCCGTGTCGAACTCAACCATTCCGATCCCGGCGTACTGCCCGCCGGCTACCGGTTGGGGGACAACGACTCACGGATCCTCGCGGTCGCACGCAACCTGCAGGCCGAGGGGTACGACGTCACCGTCGTCTCCAAGGACCTGCCGCTCCGGATCAAGGCGTCCTCGGTCGGTCTCCTCGCCGAGGAGTACCGCGCCGAACTGGCCATCACCGACTCCGGCTGGACCGGGATGTCGGAGCTGGCCCTCGCCGCCGAGCAGGTCGACCTCCTCTTCACGGAGGAGACCCTGTTCATCCCCGAGGCCGCCGAATACCCCGTGCACACCGGACTGGTCCTCCAGTCCGAGCGCGGCAAGGCGCTCGGCAGGGTCACGGCCGAGGGCAACGTGCGCCTCGTGCGCGGCGACCGTGAGGCCTTCGGGATCCACGGCCGCAGCGCCGAGCAGCGCATCGCGCTCGACCTGCTCCTCGATCCGGACGTCGGCATCGTGTCGATGGGCGGCAGGGCGGGCACCGGCAAGTCCGCCCTCGCACTCTGCGCGGGTCTGGAGGCCGTGCTGGAGCGCCGGCAGCACAAGAAGGTGATGGTCTTCCGGCCGCTGTACGCGGTCGGCGGGCAGGAGCTCGGCTATCTCCCCGGCAGTGAGGCCGAGAAGATGAGCCCCTGGGCGCAGGCCGTCTTCGACACGCTGTCGGCGGTCGCCGGACGCGAGGTCATCGAAGAGGTGCTGGGACGCGGGATGCTGGAGATCCTGCCGCTCACCCACATCCGGGGACGCTCGCTCCACGACGCCTTCGTGATCGTGGACGAGGCGCAGTCCCTGGAGCGGAACGTCCTGCTGACCGTCCTGTCCCGCATCGGGGCGAACTCGCGGGTGGTGCTCACCCACGACGTCGCGCAGCGGGACAACCTCAGGGTCGGCCGCTACGACGGAGTCGTCGCCGTCGTCGAGAAGCTGAAGGGGCACCCGCTCTTCGCCCACGTCACGCTCACCCGATCCGAGCGCTCGCCGATCGCCGCGCTGGTGACCGAAATGCTGGAGGACGGGCACATCTGA